Proteins co-encoded in one Campylobacter concisus genomic window:
- the mgtE gene encoding magnesium transporter yields MSQELEEAKELIDQHLDENLEDNELSPYELAQHLKTLKKHDEELFAHYLEKLDPEILGDVAIELPDHMLKDVIEQLPAEKIVEALEELESDDATDLLQYIEDIDEDKARELFNELDRENQNEILRLRSYEEDRAGAHMQTELFSAHLEEKLGNAVARLRREKQEGKLENISQLFIIDKNGVLQYAIPLEDLILFDFTKTLKQNIESAQIDHYKPHVANDMDLMQNVADMFQEYDLNVIAVTSSTGILLGRITSDDIHDYIQESATEQIYNLAGVDDESEEDDTLFKAGRGRAVWLGVNLLTALFSSSIIGLFDETIAAYVALAVLMPIVASMGGNTGTQALAVTVRRLALGEIEFKDAKNVLKREVSISLINGLIFGVVMGIIASVWFDKGMLGVVIGLSMVTNLFFAGFFGTIIPLTLRRFNIDPAVGSAVILTTFTDAIGFFSFLGLAKWILL; encoded by the coding sequence TTGAGCCAAGAACTAGAAGAAGCAAAAGAGCTGATAGATCAGCATTTAGATGAAAATTTAGAAGACAATGAACTCTCGCCTTACGAGCTAGCCCAGCACCTAAAAACACTTAAAAAGCACGACGAAGAGCTTTTTGCTCACTATCTTGAGAAGCTAGATCCTGAAATTTTAGGCGATGTCGCTATCGAACTACCTGATCACATGCTAAAAGATGTGATCGAACAGCTTCCAGCTGAAAAGATCGTAGAAGCACTTGAAGAGCTAGAGAGTGATGATGCGACTGATTTGCTTCAATACATCGAGGATATCGATGAGGATAAAGCTAGAGAGCTTTTTAATGAGCTTGATAGAGAAAACCAAAATGAAATTTTAAGGCTTAGAAGCTACGAAGAAGATAGAGCTGGTGCGCACATGCAAACAGAGCTTTTTTCGGCTCATCTTGAAGAAAAGCTTGGCAATGCAGTAGCAAGGCTTAGACGAGAAAAGCAAGAAGGCAAGCTAGAAAATATCTCACAGCTTTTTATCATTGATAAGAACGGCGTTTTACAATACGCTATCCCACTTGAAGATCTTATACTTTTTGATTTTACAAAGACGCTAAAGCAAAATATCGAGTCAGCACAGATCGATCACTACAAGCCACACGTTGCAAATGATATGGACCTTATGCAAAATGTCGCTGATATGTTTCAAGAGTACGATCTAAACGTTATTGCAGTTACTAGTAGTACTGGGATTTTACTTGGTCGTATCACATCTGATGACATCCACGACTACATTCAAGAGAGTGCAACTGAGCAAATTTATAACCTAGCCGGCGTTGATGACGAGTCAGAAGAGGATGATACGCTATTTAAAGCGGGTCGTGGTCGTGCGGTTTGGCTTGGTGTAAATTTACTAACAGCTCTTTTTAGCTCGTCTATAATCGGACTTTTTGACGAGACAATCGCAGCCTACGTCGCTCTTGCTGTTTTAATGCCAATAGTTGCGTCAATGGGTGGGAATACCGGCACACAAGCACTTGCTGTTACGGTTCGCCGTCTAGCACTTGGCGAGATAGAGTTTAAAGATGCCAAAAATGTTCTAAAACGTGAGGTTAGTATTTCACTCATAAATGGACTAATCTTTGGTGTGGTAATGGGCATAATCGCCTCTGTTTGGTTTGACAAAGGTATGCTTGGCGTTGTTATCGGGCTTAGCATGGTCACAAATTTATTCTTTGCTGGCTTTTTTGGCACGATCATACCTTTGACGCTAAGGCGCTTTAACATAGATCCTGCAGTCGGTTCAGCCGTCATTCTTACTACTTTTACTGATGCGATAGGATTTTTTAGCTTTTTAGGACTTGCAAAATGGATACTACTATAA
- a CDS encoding sensor histidine kinase, translating to MSEKTQILFKILSLYLVSTVLFLGYFFIHDYKNKKETLILNEVKSLKEIKMGIYMKARMNGLDSISSLTKEKGVHACIVLKNGEKIYKDFDCQKIDKSKNVNLIGGKVAIFEKIQYMDDNTTDELSHADIFIVGKDIKAEILSLQISTTLKALFFFFALLFVAFYLAKLSLRPLYEKIDTLNRFIKDSTHEINTPLSVISMSIETADLENLNERNLKRFNNISLAAKSLNNIYDALVHLSFNLDKPGKKELIDLNLLTTQRLNYFSPFFAKRGLKIDVSLKPSFINADLGDVSKILDNLLSNASKYAAPNSKVRITLEPNFFSISNLGHGISKEDQIKIFDRYTRFNDDQGGFGIGLNLVKECCKKNDIVVKCQSKPDGETTFSLSWQS from the coding sequence ATGTCTGAAAAGACACAAATTTTATTTAAAATTTTATCCCTTTATCTTGTTAGCACTGTGCTATTTTTAGGATATTTTTTCATACATGACTATAAAAACAAAAAAGAAACGCTCATTTTAAACGAGGTGAAGTCTTTAAAAGAGATAAAAATGGGCATTTACATGAAAGCTAGAATGAATGGACTTGACTCAATTTCAAGTCTAACAAAAGAAAAAGGCGTGCATGCTTGCATCGTGCTAAAAAATGGTGAGAAAATTTATAAAGACTTTGACTGTCAAAAGATAGACAAAAGCAAAAATGTAAATTTGATCGGCGGCAAGGTCGCGATATTTGAAAAGATCCAGTACATGGACGACAACACCACAGATGAGCTCTCACACGCAGATATTTTTATAGTTGGTAAAGATATCAAGGCTGAAATTTTATCTTTACAAATTTCAACCACGCTAAAGGCGCTCTTTTTCTTTTTTGCTCTGCTCTTTGTCGCCTTTTACCTAGCAAAACTAAGCCTAAGACCGCTTTATGAAAAGATAGATACGCTAAACCGCTTTATAAAAGACTCAACACACGAGATAAACACGCCTCTAAGCGTCATCTCCATGAGCATAGAAACGGCCGATCTTGAAAACCTAAATGAGCGAAATTTAAAGCGTTTTAATAATATCAGCCTTGCCGCAAAGAGCCTAAATAACATTTATGACGCGCTCGTTCATCTAAGCTTTAACCTAGACAAGCCTGGCAAAAAAGAGCTCATAGACCTAAATTTACTAACTACGCAAAGACTAAACTATTTCTCGCCATTTTTTGCCAAACGTGGCCTTAAGATAGACGTCAGCCTAAAGCCAAGCTTTATAAATGCAGATCTTGGGGATGTGAGCAAAATTTTAGACAACCTTCTTAGCAACGCCTCCAAATATGCAGCGCCAAATTCAAAAGTACGCATCACTTTAGAGCCAAATTTCTTTAGCATAAGCAATCTTGGGCACGGTATCAGCAAAGAGGATCAGATAAAAATTTTTGATCGCTACACGAGATTTAACGACGATCAAGGCGGCTTTGGCATAGGGCTAAATTTAGTTAAAGAGTGTTGCAAGAAAAATGATATCGTCGTAAAATGCCAAAGCAAACCTGATGGCGAGACTACGTTTTCTCTCTCTTGGCAGAGTTAA
- a CDS encoding aldehyde dehydrogenase family protein, translating into MKLLEKYGLFINGEWRDAKDGATLDAKNPANGEHLAKIADATEEDVNDAVRAAREAFKKFKHTTVSERAKLLNKIADIIDEHKEHLAKVESMDNGKPIRETLNVDIPFAAEHFRYFAGVIMGEEGSANVLDEKQLSIVLREPIGVVGQIVPWNFPFLMAAWKLAPVIAAGDASVFKPSSETSLSVLELFRLIDKILPKGLINIITGRGSKSGEWIKNHPGLDKLAFTGSTEIGRDIAIAAARRIIPATLELGGKSANIFFSDANLDKALDGLQLGILFNQGQVCCAGSRIFVEESFYDKFIEAAVKKFSTIKVGDPLDPSTQMGSQINKKQAEQILNYVDIGKKEGAKVAVGGKAYTKNGCDKGAFVEPTLLVDVTNDMRVAQEEIFGPVGVVIKFKDEAELIKMVNDSEYGLGGGIFTQDITKALRVARSMETGRVWINTYNQIPAGSPFGGYKNSGIGRETHKIILEHYTQMKNIMIDLTGKVSGFYAQ; encoded by the coding sequence ATGAAACTACTAGAAAAATATGGGCTTTTCATAAATGGTGAGTGGCGTGATGCAAAAGACGGCGCTACACTTGATGCAAAAAATCCAGCAAACGGCGAGCACCTTGCAAAGATCGCTGATGCTACCGAAGAAGATGTAAATGACGCAGTTCGTGCTGCACGTGAGGCTTTTAAGAAATTTAAACATACCACAGTTAGCGAGCGTGCAAAGCTACTAAACAAGATCGCTGATATCATCGATGAGCACAAAGAGCACTTGGCAAAAGTCGAGAGCATGGATAATGGCAAGCCGATCCGCGAGACGCTAAATGTCGATATCCCTTTTGCGGCAGAGCATTTTAGGTACTTTGCTGGCGTTATCATGGGCGAAGAAGGCAGCGCAAACGTCCTTGACGAGAAACAACTCTCTATCGTTTTGCGTGAGCCAATAGGTGTTGTGGGTCAGATCGTACCTTGGAATTTTCCATTTTTAATGGCAGCTTGGAAGCTAGCTCCGGTTATCGCAGCGGGCGATGCGAGCGTGTTTAAGCCTTCAAGCGAGACAAGTCTAAGCGTGCTTGAGCTATTTAGACTGATAGATAAAATTTTGCCAAAAGGTTTAATAAACATCATAACCGGCAGAGGTAGCAAGAGTGGCGAGTGGATCAAAAACCACCCAGGCCTTGACAAACTAGCATTTACTGGCTCAACCGAGATCGGCCGCGACATCGCCATAGCAGCAGCCAGACGCATCATACCAGCCACACTTGAGCTTGGCGGTAAGAGCGCAAATATCTTCTTTAGCGACGCAAATTTAGACAAGGCACTTGATGGTCTTCAGCTTGGAATTTTATTTAACCAAGGTCAAGTTTGCTGCGCAGGATCTAGAATTTTCGTAGAAGAGAGCTTTTATGACAAATTTATAGAGGCTGCGGTTAAGAAATTTAGCACTATAAAAGTTGGCGATCCGCTAGATCCTAGCACTCAAATGGGCTCTCAGATCAATAAAAAACAAGCTGAGCAAATTCTAAACTACGTCGATATCGGCAAAAAAGAAGGTGCAAAAGTAGCAGTCGGCGGCAAAGCCTACACTAAAAATGGTTGCGACAAGGGCGCATTTGTCGAGCCAACACTGCTAGTTGATGTGACAAATGATATGAGAGTGGCACAGGAAGAAATTTTTGGTCCAGTTGGCGTTGTCATTAAATTTAAAGATGAAGCCGAACTTATCAAAATGGTAAATGATAGCGAATACGGCCTAGGTGGCGGAATTTTCACGCAAGACATCACAAAAGCACTTCGCGTGGCAAGGTCTATGGAGACTGGCAGAGTCTGGATCAACACCTATAACCAAATCCCAGCAGGTAGCCCATTTGGCGGTTATAAAAACTCAGGTATCGGCCGCGAAACTCACAAGATCATCCTTGAGCACTACACTCAGATGAAAAACATTATGATTGACCTAACCGGTAAGGTTAGCGGCTTTTACGCACAATGA
- a CDS encoding metallophosphoesterase, whose protein sequence is MSEQIYIIGDVHGCFNTLLELIKQFPDKEKSQICFVGDVIDRGLFSCDVVELIIQNNYKMVMGNHERRLLSNKLEFLNNKVPFDRSWFFGNGGEETYRSYLGQSVKFKQRHVDFLETRPVYLEFKECKNQNGEHLVVSHSAVGKFWTLRDDDSSRDEFRRHVLSGRGDMIQIEGIFNVYGHTPVREAKLYTNSANIDTGCVFNEEGYDKLSALEFPSMKIYTQKNVENFNKQG, encoded by the coding sequence TTGAGCGAGCAAATTTATATCATAGGCGATGTTCACGGCTGTTTTAACACACTTTTAGAGCTTATCAAGCAGTTTCCAGACAAAGAAAAATCACAAATTTGCTTTGTCGGAGATGTGATAGATCGGGGGCTTTTTAGTTGCGATGTAGTCGAGCTTATCATACAAAATAACTATAAAATGGTAATGGGAAATCATGAGCGCAGGCTGCTAAGTAATAAACTTGAATTTCTAAACAACAAAGTGCCATTTGACAGGAGCTGGTTCTTTGGAAACGGCGGAGAAGAGACATATAGATCATACCTTGGACAAAGTGTGAAGTTTAAGCAAAGGCATGTGGATTTTTTAGAAACAAGGCCAGTTTATCTGGAGTTTAAAGAGTGTAAAAACCAAAATGGCGAGCATTTGGTCGTTTCGCACTCGGCTGTTGGCAAATTTTGGACTTTAAGAGATGATGATAGCTCAAGAGATGAGTTTAGAAGGCATGTACTATCAGGCAGAGGCGATATGATACAAATTGAAGGCATATTTAATGTCTACGGACATACGCCAGTGCGCGAGGCTAAGCTCTATACAAATAGCGCAAATATCGATACGGGATGTGTTTTTAATGAAGAAGGATATGACAAGCTAAGTGCCTTAGAATTTCCATCGATGAAAATTTATACGCAAAAAAATGTTGAAAATTTTAATAAACAAGGATAA
- a CDS encoding YihY family inner membrane protein, with amino-acid sequence MSRLSLSKQNLKEFLNLLPTLKDKELFHYASSLSFHTILSIIPILLISFSIFTKLPSFEDYYAKIQDFIFSALLPSNQEIISSYLQNFLQNSGNLGLVGFVAMIFTSAMFFSDYEYVVLKVTCASKARGFWSALSSYWTLITLAPLGLAGSFYLSSLIQEMLNSNVITNSINFLSIFPYLIIWAIFCITYLISVNDEIKFKSAFFSSFAASLVWYIGKSAFVYYVLYNKTYLSVYGSFSAVLFFFVWIYISWIIFLYGLKLCAYLSNSSKFKR; translated from the coding sequence ATGAGCCGTTTGTCCTTAAGTAAGCAAAATTTAAAGGAGTTTTTAAATTTGCTCCCAACGCTTAAGGACAAAGAGCTCTTCCACTATGCCTCAAGCCTTAGTTTTCATACGATTTTATCGATCATTCCGATACTTCTTATATCGTTTTCTATCTTTACAAAGCTGCCTAGTTTTGAGGATTATTACGCCAAGATTCAGGACTTTATATTTTCGGCTCTTTTGCCAAGTAATCAAGAGATCATCTCGAGCTATTTGCAAAATTTCTTACAAAATAGCGGAAATTTAGGCTTAGTTGGCTTTGTAGCGATGATATTTACATCGGCTATGTTTTTTAGTGACTACGAATATGTAGTTTTAAAAGTGACATGTGCAAGTAAGGCTAGGGGTTTTTGGTCGGCACTTAGCTCGTATTGGACTCTTATCACGCTCGCGCCACTTGGTCTTGCTGGTAGTTTTTATCTCTCAAGCCTCATTCAAGAGATGCTAAACTCAAACGTAATCACAAACTCGATAAATTTTTTAAGCATATTCCCATATCTCATCATCTGGGCGATATTTTGCATCACATATCTCATCTCAGTAAATGACGAGATAAAGTTTAAAAGCGCATTTTTTAGCTCATTTGCCGCTTCGCTTGTTTGGTATATTGGCAAGTCGGCCTTTGTCTATTATGTCCTTTATAATAAAACCTATCTAAGCGTTTATGGCTCGTTTTCAGCTGTGCTTTTCTTCTTTGTCTGGATATACATCTCGTGGATCATCTTTTTATATGGGCTAAAGCTTTGTGCTTATCTCTCAAACAGCTCAAAATTTAAAAGATAA
- a CDS encoding response regulator transcription factor — MVRILLVEDDEILLDLISEYLSENGYDVTTSDNAKEALDLAYEQNFDLLILDVKLPQGDGFSLLSSLRELGVSAPSIFTTSLNTIDDLEKGYKSGCDDYLKKPFELKELLIRIQALLKRNFSHHSGDAIKISSEFSFHPQSKTLSKDGKNVNISSKESDLLALFLQNKGKILTKDEIFNKIWKFDEEPSELSLRVYIKNLRQILGKDAILNRRGDGYVYV, encoded by the coding sequence ATGGTTAGAATTTTGCTCGTTGAAGATGATGAAATTTTACTTGATCTCATCAGTGAGTATCTAAGCGAAAATGGCTATGATGTCACCACTTCAGATAACGCCAAAGAGGCGCTTGATCTTGCATATGAGCAAAATTTCGACCTGCTTATACTTGACGTCAAACTCCCACAAGGGGACGGCTTTTCACTTCTTTCTTCCTTAAGAGAGCTAGGTGTTAGTGCACCTAGCATCTTTACCACGTCACTAAACACCATCGACGATCTTGAAAAAGGCTACAAAAGTGGCTGCGACGACTATCTAAAAAAGCCATTTGAGCTAAAAGAGCTACTCATACGTATACAAGCGCTTCTAAAGAGAAATTTCTCACATCACAGTGGCGATGCGATCAAAATTTCAAGCGAATTTAGCTTTCATCCACAGAGTAAGACACTAAGCAAAGATGGCAAAAATGTAAATATCTCTAGTAAAGAGAGTGACCTACTCGCGCTATTTTTGCAAAACAAAGGCAAAATTTTAACCAAAGATGAAATTTTTAATAAAATTTGGAAATTTGACGAGGAGCCAAGCGAGCTTAGCCTTCGTGTCTATATCAAAAATTTACGCCAAATTTTAGGCAAAGATGCCATATTAAACAGGCGTGGGGACGGCTATGTATATGTCTGA
- a CDS encoding AEC family transporter, with protein sequence MNFTPLFAIFFIIATGFFAKKVGIVEQKHSIPFVDFVLCFAMPALIFDKIYHVNVDVSLINTILIGFGSTAISAVMALVLGKIFKFTKVTTVSMVMLSLFGNTLFVGMPVIQGFFGDAMVNEVIFYDQIATGIPLSILGPLILSFAAPEKVSLFQNTMKILKFPPFIALIMALILKEVPLPEFIFAPLRMFEGSVTPVALFAIGVGLNFSSITSTYKGVSVVLLCKMILPAIVFFIILKFSGIQMNKTWVVGLFQCAMPTSALASAMVIKAGLDSSLAISSVAIGVLFSFITLPVIYFVFA encoded by the coding sequence CCTTTTGTGGATTTTGTCCTTTGTTTTGCAATGCCTGCGCTAATATTTGACAAAATTTATCACGTAAACGTCGATGTTTCGCTTATAAATACAATTTTAATTGGCTTTGGCTCAACAGCTATCAGTGCTGTCATGGCATTGGTGCTTGGCAAGATCTTTAAATTTACTAAAGTAACAACTGTTAGTATGGTCATGTTAAGCCTTTTTGGTAATACCCTATTTGTCGGTATGCCTGTCATTCAAGGCTTCTTTGGCGATGCGATGGTAAATGAAGTCATCTTTTACGATCAAATAGCCACTGGTATCCCACTTTCGATCCTTGGGCCACTTATCCTCTCTTTTGCTGCACCAGAGAAGGTTTCACTATTTCAAAATACGATGAAAATTTTAAAATTTCCACCATTTATCGCGCTTATTATGGCTCTTATCTTAAAAGAAGTCCCTTTGCCTGAGTTTATCTTTGCTCCACTTAGGATGTTTGAAGGTAGCGTTACTCCGGTGGCACTTTTTGCGATTGGTGTTGGTCTTAACTTTAGCAGTATCACAAGCACATACAAAGGTGTTAGCGTCGTGCTTTTATGTAAGATGATCTTGCCAGCTATCGTATTTTTCATCATATTAAAATTTTCAGGTATCCAGATGAACAAAACTTGGGTCGTTGGTCTCTTTCAATGTGCAATGCCAACATCAGCCCTTGCAAGTGCGATGGTCATAAAAGCTGGGCTTGATAGCTCGCTAGCCATCTCATCAGTGGCCATAGGCGTGCTTTTTTCATTTATCACGCTTCCAGTTATATATTTTGTATTTGCGTAA
- a CDS encoding plasminogen-binding N-terminal domain-containing protein, whose protein sequence is MKRIFVILSLVFGFAFGADFSLNEYRTPIISVDSDGTATIVDSPEILIGSSGVVLHKFDTDSSIIARVSVISKNSGFAKIRFEVFDLLEQKALPLPGIAPANGDMVVLNYLYNRSLIIVPNKEIYEEITSAFPNMIFIHPDIIGAYLSYEYKPNPSRDDFRKMCAQSAAGLIFVAMDGRSVFADCQSFKVLKEFKSGEVEYYQLPFYTRVSDIDTVFWKLNSEHINNYDAHYEKLFEEDN, encoded by the coding sequence TTGAAACGTATATTTGTGATTTTATCGCTAGTTTTTGGCTTTGCTTTTGGGGCCGATTTTTCTTTAAATGAGTATAGAACTCCTATAATTAGCGTCGATAGTGATGGCACAGCGACGATAGTTGATAGTCCAGAAATTTTAATCGGCTCAAGTGGTGTCGTACTTCATAAATTTGATACTGATAGCTCTATCATCGCAAGAGTTAGTGTTATCTCAAAAAATTCTGGCTTTGCTAAGATTAGATTTGAGGTGTTTGATCTGCTTGAGCAAAAGGCGCTCCCGCTTCCAGGCATTGCACCTGCAAATGGCGATATGGTCGTGCTAAACTATCTTTATAACCGCTCATTAATCATCGTACCAAATAAAGAAATTTACGAAGAGATCACATCTGCGTTTCCAAATATGATATTTATTCACCCAGATATTATAGGAGCGTATCTAAGCTACGAATACAAGCCAAATCCAAGCAGAGATGACTTTAGAAAAATGTGCGCTCAAAGTGCAGCTGGTTTAATTTTCGTAGCGATGGATGGCAGAAGCGTTTTTGCTGATTGCCAAAGCTTTAAAGTGCTAAAAGAATTTAAAAGTGGTGAGGTTGAGTACTATCAGCTGCCATTTTATACAAGAGTTAGCGACATAGACACCGTCTTTTGGAAGCTAAATAGCGAGCATATCAACAACTACGACGCTCACTACGAAAAACTTTTCGAAGAAGATAACTGA
- a CDS encoding peptidoglycan DD-metalloendopeptidase family protein codes for MPRIFIIFAILSINLYAIKPSVDELSWPNGSNFLNFLETNKIPLSLYYNLATEDQELTEEIIAGTKYQIYKDDNGNTKQVLIPVSDELQMHIFRDDNDKFKLEFLPISYQSEDKFLALKVDKSVSEDIFDYTGSGTLALGFKEIFKGSGIDFKKINKGDTIAIVYNQKIRMGRSFGTPEIYAAMIETKNKRYVMYKFEDKFYDKNGKKNDKFLLVRPLANARITSAFTLKRWHPILQRYRAHLGVDYGAPKGTPIKAAGDGTVKFVGQKSGYGRTVIISHAGGYETLYAHLNGFAKGIKGGLKVKQGTLIAYVGTSGMSTGPHLHFGLYRDNKPINPESAIKVVRSLEDKKESAKFKAVVSKNDELIKNALSNEKEYHKVEFFPNVIEF; via the coding sequence ATGCCTCGTATTTTTATAATTTTTGCAATATTATCTATAAATTTATACGCTATAAAGCCAAGTGTCGACGAGCTTAGCTGGCCAAATGGAAGTAACTTCTTAAATTTCTTAGAGACAAACAAAATCCCACTTTCACTTTACTATAACTTAGCAACCGAAGATCAAGAGCTAACAGAAGAGATCATCGCTGGCACAAAGTATCAAATTTATAAAGACGACAACGGCAATACCAAACAAGTGCTAATCCCTGTTAGCGACGAGCTTCAAATGCATATTTTTAGAGATGACAATGATAAATTTAAGCTCGAATTTCTTCCCATCTCTTATCAAAGCGAAGATAAATTTTTAGCCTTAAAGGTGGACAAATCAGTCTCTGAAGACATTTTTGACTACACTGGCTCTGGCACGCTAGCTCTTGGCTTTAAAGAAATTTTTAAAGGAAGTGGCATTGATTTTAAAAAGATAAACAAAGGCGATACGATTGCTATCGTTTATAATCAAAAAATACGCATGGGCCGCTCTTTTGGCACTCCAGAAATTTATGCTGCGATGATAGAAACAAAAAATAAACGATATGTTATGTATAAATTTGAAGATAAATTTTATGATAAAAACGGCAAGAAAAATGATAAATTTTTACTAGTTCGCCCTCTTGCAAACGCTAGAATCACATCGGCTTTTACTCTAAAAAGATGGCACCCTATTTTACAAAGATATAGAGCACACCTTGGCGTTGACTACGGTGCTCCAAAAGGCACACCAATCAAAGCTGCAGGTGATGGCACGGTTAAATTTGTCGGACAAAAAAGCGGATATGGCAGAACCGTCATCATCTCTCACGCTGGTGGCTATGAGACACTTTATGCTCACTTAAATGGCTTTGCTAAAGGCATAAAAGGCGGACTAAAAGTTAAGCAAGGTACGCTCATAGCCTACGTTGGTACAAGCGGTATGAGCACAGGACCACATCTACATTTTGGTCTTTATAGGGACAATAAGCCTATCAATCCAGAAAGTGCAATAAAGGTCGTTAGAAGCCTAGAAGACAAGAAAGAATCAGCTAAATTTAAAGCAGTTGTTAGCAAAAATGACGAGCTAATAAAAAATGCTTTAAGCAACGAAAAAGAGTATCATAAAGTGGAATTTTTCCCTAATGTAATAGAATTTTAA
- a CDS encoding pyruvate kinase, with translation MKKLLLVALGAMFMLGGLANATEMMKKDDMGKDEMMKKEQMMKDDMGKKPMIKKDEMKKDDMGMKDEMKKDDMGMKKDEMKKGM, from the coding sequence ATGAAGAAATTACTACTAGTTGCACTTGGTGCTATGTTTATGCTTGGTGGTCTTGCAAATGCTACTGAAATGATGAAAAAAGATGACATGGGCAAAGACGAGATGATGAAGAAAGAGCAGATGATGAAAGATGACATGGGCAAAAAACCCATGATAAAAAAAGATGAAATGAAAAAAGATGACATGGGCATGAAAGACGAAATGAAAAAAGACGACATGGGTATGAAAAAAGACGAAATGAAAAAAGGCATGTAA
- a CDS encoding NUDIX domain-containing protein — translation MDTTITNLEILPLGESKYLKPFKMKFMQNGVQRDWDCVKVMNSVSIFLYHEQKDAFLFVKQFRPAVWYSQEKEGIKTNEQGFTYELCAGLMDKGLSEEQTAREEAIEEVGYELKDIERITMTYGAFGFGGNMQTMFYAKIDESMKVNSGGGVDGEDIELVFIKREDMMKFAFDESKVKGFGLIFAYLWWEKFKS, via the coding sequence ATGGATACTACTATAACTAATTTAGAAATTCTGCCTCTTGGTGAATCAAAATACCTAAAGCCATTTAAGATGAAATTTATGCAAAATGGCGTCCAAAGAGATTGGGACTGCGTAAAAGTGATGAATAGCGTTAGTATTTTTTTATATCACGAGCAAAAAGATGCCTTTTTGTTTGTAAAGCAGTTTCGCCCGGCTGTTTGGTACTCGCAAGAGAAAGAAGGCATCAAAACAAATGAGCAAGGCTTTACTTACGAGCTTTGCGCAGGGCTTATGGATAAAGGACTAAGCGAAGAGCAAACAGCCAGAGAAGAGGCGATCGAAGAAGTGGGCTATGAGCTAAAAGATATAGAGCGTATCACGATGACATACGGTGCTTTTGGCTTTGGAGGTAACATGCAAACTATGTTTTACGCAAAGATTGATGAGAGTATGAAGGTAAATTCTGGCGGTGGCGTCGATGGCGAAGATATCGAGCTTGTTTTCATAAAGCGAGAAGATATGATGAAATTTGCCTTTGACGAGAGCAAAGTCAAGGGCTTTGGGCTCATATTTGCTTATTTGTGGTGGGAGAAATTTAAAAGCTAA